One Littorina saxatilis isolate snail1 unplaced genomic scaffold, US_GU_Lsax_2.0 scaffold_314, whole genome shotgun sequence DNA window includes the following coding sequences:
- the LOC138954583 gene encoding GTPase IMAP family member 9-like, which yields MVLHMVYCTEDKGVSLALWQTGYLAEGWMIAVVSVLSQWKDRQCLAVAIWDCPGLYDPSRKREKVSVDIIQTLASLHPGPHAFLFVIRAGRYTEEEAAAYTRMKALFDENIKKYIIVVFTGGDDLEKEGKSMEDLLQSAPKALTELLEECNQRYVVFNNNAREEDKDAQVGVLLDIIRRMKQTNRDPYTCPKYAHVGQSLEAEVARRLQAAVEKRDLEERKIIQELEAEIEKTESIIRRLKEECSAQEDELKRRLQEENNREKEEEEKIKKLEGRNREKEEFKAQVGKEKQEREKQLEKLQQQQKENLKEIKIQEEKERKLEEEKREQENRRLDDEMNRMVDGVVRGQESYWVNSEVSQIVRFSSDAGDSSRSLRQ from the exons ACTGCACTGAAGATAAGGGCGTCTCGCTGGCTCTTTGGCAAACTGGCTACCTTGCAGAGGGGTGGATGATCGCGGTTGTCTCCGTTTTGAGCCAGTGGAAGGATCGGCAATGCCTGGCAGTTGCT ATTTGGGATTGTCCTGGCCTTTACGACCCCTCACGGAAAAGAGAAAAGGTATCGGTTGATATCATTCAAACTCTGGCATCTTTGCATCCAGGTCCACATGCCTTCCTTTTCGTCATCAGAGCAGGTCGTTACACAGAAGAAGAGGCTGCCGCGTACACACGTATGAAAGCGCTGTTTGATGAGAACATAAAAAAGTACATCATTGTAGTTTTCACAGGTGGTGACGACTTGGAAAAGGAAGGGAAGTCGATGGAGGATTTGCTTCAGTCAGCTCCCAAAGCTCTGACTGAGCTCCTGGAGGAATGCAACCAAAGATACGTCGTCTTTAACAACAATGCGCGCGAAGAAGACAAAGATGCACAGGTCGGCGTGTTGCTGGATATAATCCGACGCATGAAGCAGACGAACAGAGACCCGTATACATGCCCCAAGTACGCGCACGTTGGTCAAAGCCTAGAGGCTGAGGTTGCGAGAAGGCTGCAGGCTGCAGTAGAGAAGAGAGACCTAGAAGAACGAAAGATTATTCAGGAATTGGAAGCAGAGATAGAAAAAACAGAAAGCATCATTCGTCGTCTAAAGGAAGAATGTAGTGCACAAGAAGATGAGCTGAAACGACGACtgcaagaagaaaataacagggaaaaggaagaagaagagaagattAAAAAGCTTGAAGGCAGAAATCGGGAAAAGGAAGAATTCAAAGCACAAGTTGGAAAAGAAAAgcaagaaagagaaaaacaactgGAAAAACTTCAGCAGCAGCAGAAAGAAAATCTAAAAGAGATAAAAATCCAGgaggaaaaagaaaggaaactGGAAGAAGAGAAAAGAGAACAAGAAAACAGGAGACTTGACGATGAAATGAACAGAATGGTAGATGGCGTAGTGAGAGGACAGGAGTCTTACTGGGTTAACTCGGAAGTAAGTCAAATAGTGAGGTTCTCATCCGACGCCGGGGACTCAAGCCGGAGTCTGAGGCAGTAA